CCATTGCTGTATAATCCAAACTGTAGCTGTATCAGATGGCCTGTTTTAGATGCGGCCTATTCTTTCTATAAGCAGTGACATATTGTGCAATGTGTATCTATTCAGAGTCATGGAAGTGACAAGTAAAACAGGTTATTAGAGGTGGTATTTATCATACCTGAGCTCTCTTCTAATTCATTAGTACATGTTACGTTGTAATAGTACTCATTGCAAGCTTCAGGGAAGATACCTATTGTGCTAGGCTCCGTAAACACAGAGGATAATACAGATCCTGGAAAGTGTTTCTAAAAAGTTTAAATTAAGATGAAACAGATGTTTGTGACAATGGAGGAGAAGAGAATAATAGACTGCGTTAGTACATATTCTAATGCTTATAGAGCTTAGGGCTCTGAATCattaaaaagctttataaaaatatttactaatcAATAAATATCAGCAAAGCCTATTACaccaaagagagaaaataggacagtaatttttctttccaaagagtaTACAGTATTTCTGGCCTTAAGTAAAATGAGCGACACCTAACCAGCTGACTAGCGCATAAGCGGTAATAAATGGTACTTGAGGTACATACAGAGAACTGGAATAGATGTTCCATGGTAGCTTCGTTAATCTGTGGAACTGGATGCCAGTATTTTATAGCTTTGGCATCTTTTGTGAGTATTTCTCAAGGATATTATTTCAAACATACTTATCTTAAATCACTGACTGAAAGTGTTGGCAAGCACACGCTTTGTTGTGAGGTTACAAATAGTTctcttcactgtttttcttcGGTTAGCAGTTCAGGTGCCTCACGCTACAGCATGGTAATTGCCTTTTGGACTTACCTTCTGTCTTTGACCACACTACTTGGTTTTTCTGGTTTAACATTTATGCACTGACGTGCTTTAGTATATAGGGCTTGATTTGCAGCCTGTATGATAAGCTGTAATGCTCAGGCTTTGAAAGCCAAGCAGGTAAATTGGGATAATGCTTCTTatcctttttaaatcaaaagactACAAAACCCTTTTTAAAAGAGTCCACTGATCTTCTTGTACAGTGTTGTTACAGGCTATAATTTACAGCCTAACAAATACGAAGTTAAGCTTTCAAAGGTGgttcttttgttgctgttgttcttccTATTTTCTCCTACTTTGTTCACTTGTAAGTTTGGCAATATGTATATGGTTTCTTAAAATAATTGTGTAATGTTTTTGTGATGCAGCCGATGAATACTTCTCAAAGGTGCTCCTGTAGTGATTTCGAGGTTAGCATTGGGGTGCTTTGCTGGATTGGCCCAGGGAGCTCCAGACTTTGTAAAGTCAAGCCCTGAGCAGCACCTGACGGAGCAGCTTTGGGAACTGCAAAGGCGTGTTATGAGCCAATGCACCTGCTTCCTTGAGTTGCACTTTTGTGTAGCTCTGCACTCCTCTAATATGCTGTAACAGGTAACGTTTCCTGGGAAGTCTGTGGTTCTTGTCAGTGGGAATTTTTCATGTTCAGCATCTGTTATATTATGTAATGTAGAGGCTATTTTAGGTTTTTCTGCAAGCAAAATTGGAAGACAtaagtttgcttatttttcataaatatttgcttCATTCAGGGGATGGGTACCCTCTAATGATGGCTAAAACATGGTCCAAAACCTAACAGTCATAGTCAGCACTGCATGTTCCTGGATGGAGCAAATCAGAGCGTCTTGGATCCCTCAGGGTAACCTACCTTGCAGCGGCTGATGCAGGAAGGAATAAGGACCATCAGTCCCATCCCATTGGTGACCATGATGCGATTAGTGGAGCTACTCAAACATGTGCGACAGGTCCTCATATAGGGCCTAGTGGATGTGATTTGGTCTCCTGGGGGTGCCTGCACCACTCTGCTTGCATTTGGAGCTCATGTTGTGGTATGGCCTGGATGCAGATGCTGCTTTGATTGGCTTTAAATAGATGGAAGGGGGGGGACAGCGCTAACCTTCAGTGAATTGTCCGTGCCCAGAAACTGAAGTCACCACGTTCTGCCTGATTACAGACTTTATTTAGGGTTTTGCTTGTAAGAATAATGAGGTGGTTTCCATTCCCACAGTGGATGTGCAGCTCTGCTCTAATTTTGCAGGGAATATTCACTCTCATACAAAGGGGAAAATTGTATTCCCCTAAACAGGAATTTTGCACTAAGCTGCATACAAGGAAGTATAGGTATTTCTAAGGGATATTCTTCGCAACTCAAAATAAAATTCAAGCCAGGGACTAGTATGATTTGGGGGAGCCCCACTGAAGTTAAAGGAGCTGCAGTGATTGGTACCAGTAAAGCATGTGACTTAAATGTATGCTCCACCACATTTGTGGGGAAAAAGGCTATTGTGCTAGGACATAACTGCTGGGAAAATTACTTTGGAATAAATCATGCCAGAAACTGGACCAGATTTTGATGACACAGTCTTGCATCTAAGAAATTTTGATGaactgtgtttaaaagaaaatcctcaCTTTTATATGATAAGaccaaagcagtattttctagCTTAACAGTGCAGTTTTACACTGTTTGCAATGTACCCTGCTtccctctctgccttttctttttctctcgcTCTTTCTTCAGATGGCAAATAACCCATGCACCAGGTAACCCCCTATGCGTGCTCAGCATGTTGGCTAGCATCAACCCCTTCCAGTGagcaagggaagagggaggacTGGCCCCAGCGCTATGGCATCGCCGCGGAGGGCTCTGCACGCATCACCTCCCGATGGCGGCTGGGGATGGATGATTGTTGCTGGTTGTTTTCTTGTCACCATCTGTACCAGGGCTGTGACAAGGTAAAGTGATTTCTTGTCTTTCTAACCCGTTCTGGTGTTACTCTTTTGCCTTTATGGAAAGGAATATATTTGAGATCTCTCCCAGGGGTCCACAGCTGAAGGGGTTGAGTGTGGCTAGATACATACCTCACTTCTGCTATGTTTTTTAAAGGCTTCCTGAAATCTGCAAGGGTGTGGGGACAGCGAAGGGATTAAGAGCCCTCTAGTTTTAGTTTTGCCTGGTCTGACAGCTGTTGTGTCTCTCAATAGcctcttactgattttttttttgcagaatcaAAATCTCAACCAGCCAGTGTTACTTAAGGCTGTAGTGGTTTGGTAGGGGAGGGAGGAATCATTTAGGGTCTCTTCAGGTCCACTGTGCCCCTTTCATCCTACAGCAGTGGTCATTTTTGCCAGTTCGAGAGGATTTGCTTGGTTCCCAAGTCTGTCTGAGAAATCTGTAAATAATCCCCTCCCCTACTATAAGTGTTTCGGGTACTGTCCAGCCTGAGAGGGTCAATGACCTAGAGAGGCTCCTCTCTGTGTTTGCTTCTGGTATCCTAAACATGCGGGAAATGTTTCCTGTATTTCTTAGAAAGAACAGGAATAGACTTCTGTCTTGCATAAACACAGTATATACATTTGGGGCAATATGGCTTCCGTAGCTGGTGTTGGGGGACTTTATTTGTCAACTGGACACCAAGGAGGCTGATGGGAATGAACACAGACCTTTAAGCTATATTAAGCAGAGAGAGATAGGCACCCTGGTAAGTGTGGGGCGTGGAGACAGTATCTTGTTTGACAGTCAATATAAATATAGTGTTTCCTACTtaaattacttatttattttaaaataaatctgccaGATTTAGGGATCTAAAGTCTAAGATCTTGGAATAAACAGTCATAAATGGGACTTGCAAATGTTAACACAGTGGTAGTTTATCTACTGCAAACATACCAACTCCATAATAACAACAGAGATTTCTTAgtggatttctttcctttttcacataTGAAATACGTTACAGCCGTGAAATCATCTAATGGATGGCACACTTCAAGAGTGCATGCATGCAAGAGTAGAGCTGAAGACAGTGACCTTTGatttgcaggaggaggaagagagtggAACAGGGGGCTCTTCTGCTTATTCAGAAACTAGATTGAAAGTGTGCAGACTTCTAATCTACTCCCCTGCAGAGACAGGCAGAACAGTAATACTTGTTAGCAGAGGAAAGTAACTTCTCCTGAAAGTATTTGCATAAAACTGTTAGAAGGTCCGTAGGCTCCTGCCATGTTTTGTGTCTCTGTTCATGAGGTAGTGCTTTTAATTTCCCGCTGTTTTGGACTTGTGCACCCATTCATACATAGCTATAGGTGGTATTGGTTCTATAGGTGCTGTGGTGGCCCTGTCCCTGTGGTTTGCACAGATGTGAATGCCACCATTGCATGGCATGATCGGTTAAGAACAGGAGCTGGAGCTTTGGGTACCAGAGAAGCAACGTCATAATGTAGGAAAGAAACAGCTGGTGATAATTACACACTTCAATTTTgtttcaatttaaaagaaaaaaaagttgtaaaaatcTAGCGTCAGATACCATAGTGAGAAACTTGCTGTTAATGTTCATAATCTCTCTCTATTAGCTTGATCTGTCTAAAATAGGTTCTAAATCAGCCTAATCTGTCTAATCCCACTATTGGGCTATTACTTAGACACTATTTTGAGATCCAGTTGTTGTCAATGCAAAGCAAGGATTCTTCTCTCATTGAATCATACTAGCCTAACCTCTTTACATAAAGTGCTGTTGTAATTACTCAACTTGCACcacttgtcacagaatcacagaaccccATTTCATATGTCTTGTTTCTTATGCGTCAAGGCAGTCCTTCATTTCCAGTTCTTCTTGACAATTATTTAAAGATTTCTCCATTTCAGTCCACAGATCTGATTTTTCTCAGCAGCTGGAAAGGACCTTCAGGCAGGTTGTCTTTTTTCCTTGAATAGTGAGACTAATGTTTTCTGCTTGTCAATTGCCCCATGTTTAACAGATTggtgtttgtgttttctttcctagGTGCATCTCCATTTTTTTTGTGGAGTTCCAGGCATACTTTGGTCAGGATTACGCCAGAACAGCTTGGATCCATTCCATTGTAGACTGTGCCACAATGCTCTGTGGTGTGTATTTCTCTTTTAAGACCAGTGTGCCTGCTTGTTCCCCAGTTCAATGGGACATCTGGTTTTAGTGCATCCACTAGCCGGTGGAGTTGGTCGGGGAAGATTGTGGCTGTAGGTTCTCTTGGGTATGGTTTAGCCAAACTGCTCCCCCCAGCATAGTTGGGCAGGAAGGAAAGATCTTTGTactactgaaaagaaacagaactttGTTTTGTCAAGTGATGTAAGTTTTCAGAAATGTGCTTTTGACAAGGTCTAATGGGACAAGTCATGTTTGAGAACTACTAAATgaacacttgttttttttctaattgattGGAAGCATATTTCAGAATTAACACAGTGTTCTTTCCTTCAGATCAAGTCACAGCCATCCTAATTTTAGTAAACTTGTGTGTACAAAGATCCTTTTCCCTTAAAAGAAAAGTCTGTGCTACTAAAATGACATACATCAATACTGCAGTTTTCCTAACTTTCTCCTGGGTGTATTTCAAAGCTAGACAATTATGTGAAAATCCAGGCCCTAATCCTGTGGTAGAGGGTTAGTCCATGAGAATTGCAGTGAAGGTACAGGGCTTGCAAAGAAGGCAGACACAGCTGGAATGAGACATAGCCACTCTCCTGCATCAGCCAGGTTTTATCTCAGAGAAGAGTTACAAGGGTAGCCTTGCCCTGGCATTCCAGTtggcagagaggaagagagtgAGTGGTGACATCCCAGGGCAGAGGCAGAGTGATCTGGTAACCATCACCTTTGGAGAAATGCAGGAAAGGATTAGAGGCCTCCTGGGAATGGTTCCAAAAGATGTGAGATTTCTCTCATATGAGCGGGACGTGGAGCGTGCATGGCTGCGGAGGAATGAGGCTGCATGAAGGACACCTGCAAGCTACTGAGAGCTGAAGGGCAAACTGCAGGAGGGGAGAGGTCTCTCCAGTTGTAAGTGTGGAATAATGAGCCATGTCTGGTTGTGGCTGTGGCCTCTCTTGACTCCAAAAAACTGCAAAATAGCTGTGTTTCATAATGATTTAGATCTGTTACTGTAATTCTACTGAGAAAGCTACTGTAAATTTCAGTTTTACCCTGactttcaggaaaataattttcagaaggtTTTTGGTGTTCACACAGTTATGATAGATGGGATGTTGGAACACCACTTGGTGTAGCTGTCATcaccattttcttctgtttgcccactgcttcctcttcctttatGATCATCATAGTAGTGAACTGTGTATGAAGACCTGTCATTAATtaacagctttatttatttttttttttgaagccccGCTTGGGAGTCTGATCAGTAATCATGTGTCCTGCCAAGTTGGTATCATGCTAGGAGGGCTGCTTGCATCTACTGGACTAATTCTGAGTTCATTTGCCACCAGCCTGGAACATCTCTATTTATCATTAGGAGTCCTTACAGGTAGGAGGCATTCATCTGATTTGTTCCAGTCAGGAAAGCAATGCAGGATTGTTGAAAATGATGGTCGTCCCATTAAAGAGGGATAATCTCTTTTGCCATTTCACAATGCCAAAGCACTGGTCTGTAGAGATGCTCAGACTTATTATCTTCATTATAAAACAGAGCTTTTGGCTGCCCTTGTGAGGGCTTCAGCACTCGATGAGTCAACAACAGCCCAACGTTAGCATGCTGCAAAAGCAACTCTTCAATATCTGTTGAGAGGGGACTATTGATAACCTTCTGAAATGATGAGATGGCAAGGGGGACTTCTGTTGCAGATGGTGCACAAACAGATTTCCTTTTTGCTTGTGATTTGGGAGGGGTTTGTTGCGGAAGAAGTTTGAGTGCcccaaaatatttgcatattaaaaaatgttaaataaaaacaaatgagtgaATGGGCAGAGATGACTGAGTGAATACCTCGCACCTCAGTGACACACTGACAGATGTTTATCTGTATCACGTTCCATTTTAAAAGCGAACAAATTCCTGGTTGATTATGTTGCTGTAGCTGTTTGTCCCTTTACGTTATGATGTGCTCTGTCCAGTCTTTTTGCTGTACACCCAAGAACTTAAGAAGGGCTGGTGGTTACAGTGACATTCCTTACTTATTAATACTGACCTGGTAGCCACGGTGATATAAGCCCTTGTACTTGGTCCCCTGCTGTTTGGTAACAAGTTGGTGTGATTATTGCTGTTCACATGCTGCCAAGGGCttatttgttaagaaaaaaaatccttattgtgGCGCAGGTTGCTCCTGATTACAATGTTAATCTTTGACAAATGTGTTTGTAGCAAATAAAAAGGCGCCCTGTAACCCAAAGGACCATATCGCATACTATTTGAATGCGGCTGAGGCTTCCTTTATGAGAACCGCTATGAATATTGAGGTAGGAAAGCAGTTGCACTTTGTACATGGAGTTGTGAAGAGCCCATTCTATAAGCAGTGAACTTTTAGTCTGTAAGGACTGATAAAGGTAGGAAAAAACCTCATGGTAATGGTTGGTGCTGATGCACCAAGAGCCCCCCTGTAACTGACCCAGAGAGGAGCTGGCAACATCTAAGGTCTAGATCTATAAAAGCAGCAGGACTTAAAACTGAAGAAtgaagcagagaggaggtgggggACTGGCAATAAGTAGCAGAGGTTCCTTCTGAGAAGTATGAATATGTTTGCAGTCCCaaattttccatttacttttcaCAGGGCAGTTATTGGCTTTTTGGGACTTATTTCCCCCTGCCAACtcagtttggggggggtggggggaaggtacATACACCAAATAGAGTATAGCTTTCACAGCTCCTGAGTGGTGATGTGTAGCACAGAGCTTCTCCTCAGGCTGTGTTGCCCCAACAGGTCCAACCCAAGGTATCTCTGCCCGGTTCCTCCTCTCACTTCCTGACAAGTGCCAGAGCAGGCGACTGTCACACTGAGTCGGTGAAATCCCCTTAGTCTGTACTAGGAGGCTTAGTGAGTGCCGGACACAGTGAGGCCTTTCAGGAGAACATTGCAAGCCTGTCACGGCTCCAGGTGATTATGTCTGCTGCTGGTAATTTCTGCCAAAAGCAATGGGGACAGTTTTAACTTAAATGTCAGACATGCTCCAAAACCCCAGTCAGGAACTTGTTTCTGTGTCTGATTCAGAAATGTATATTTCAGCGTTAGGACAACCATTTGATGATTAAGGTCTGCATTCTGGTTTCTTCAGCAGAAGccatgcctttttttcccagtcTCAAGAGATAGATCTTATTTATTTACTAAATTGGACAGGGTTTTGCcttctgaggcttttttttttcccctctttacttGTACATAGGGATTTAGAAATGGTTGGGATTCTGATCAGCTGCTATGTGGACTTTGTTTATCTGACTAAAAAAGGTTTATTGTAGAACATATAGTAATAGAGACAGACTCCTTACACTGTGTTTCAGAGACCTAAAAATTAATGGACAGGTTTGCAACAGCCTGAACGCAAAGCAGTGCCTCATCAGGCTTGAGTGCCCAGTGCCATTTTCTGCACAGGCCCTGGGCTAAGATCTCATCCAGTAGAGGCTGGCATATAGTTTTACTGATGTTTCTTGATAGTCCTTGTGCTTGTTATCAAAGGAACCCATCACTCCTTACTGAGTCTTGTTACTGTAGATTAATGATGATCTGTTAGATTTGTCAAGTTAGTGACACTGACAGTGGAAGAAAGGAGTCATCCTGGTTTCTTTTCACACTGTCACTGGCCTGATCATCTGTGCTAATGAAAGTAGGCTATGTGGTTTAAGTTAATGTGTTCCATGTGTCATGCTCAGTGCTAAGCCATCTGCATTATGCTTTCTTTTCTAGGACTTGGGTTTGCACTCTGTTATTCTCCAGCCATTGCAATGGTGGGCAAATATTTCAACAGAAGAAAAGCACTGGCTTATGGAATAGCCATGTCAGGAAGTGGAATTGGTACCTTCATCCTGGCCCCAGTGGTCCAGCTTTTAATTGAGCAGTTTTCCTGGCGTGGAGCATTACTCATCCTGGgaggttttgttttaaacctcTGTGTCTGTGGTGCCTTGATGCGGCCTATTGCTCTTAAGGAGGACCGTAAAACTGCTCCAGAGTTTCTTGAGCAGGATTATGTCCCTGAGGCACAGAAACAAGACTTAAAGCAAATGTCCATCTGTTCACCTTTAATCAAAGCATGGTCCCATGAATGTTTATGCTACTGCTCATGGAAGGAGTATGACTTTTTACTGATGCCAGGCTTCACGGTGCTGGCAGTGTCAGTTTTATTTATGGCCTATGGCTGTAGCCCTCTCTTTGTCTACTTAGTGCCTTATGCTTTGAGTGTTGGAGTGAGTCATCACCAAGCTGCCTTCCTCATGTCCATACTTGGTGTCATTGATATTGTTGGTAATATCACCTTTGGATGGCTAACAGACAGAAGGTAATGGCTTATGGCTAAAGAAATGTAAGCTTTAGCTGGTGGGAGGCTGGATACAAGTGAAGTGTAATACATGTAAAAGTTAACGTTGTGATAAGTTAACATTATGGATGTGTTGTCTGTAGTATGCATTAACTTTTCCAACAAACCAGCAGATGGTCTAACTTTTAGAAATGCTTACTGTTTGATGGTTTTGTCTTTCCTGATTTTATTGAATTTCTGCTAGTTTATTTTTCCCtaagaaatgaaatttttgtgCAAAACTCTTGAGTTCAATAATGGAAATGTAACCCACCGCAAAAGGTATACTGAACTTGAGCCTCTATACCTATTCTGTAGATATCAGTCTACTTCTCctgcctctctgtctcttttgTGCTGCTGGGGAGGCGCAGAAGTGATGGAAAAGGAACAAGGGTCTGGCCCACCATTGTCATGTATCTGCTCAGAAGGACTGACCTAAAGTCATTAAACATTTTCCAGTGTATGAGGACTGGCTCCTTTGCTAAGCCAGCTCATTCCAACCATTGATATGCAGAGATGGGCAGTAGCTTTAACATCACTGAAGACTGGTTGAGCTAAGAAGTATCTTGATTCCAAAGGACACAttattctttctgcttattcAGTTTATAGGAAAAATTAATCGTTTGTTTTGTGGGGTAGGGAGAAGGGGAACTGCCATCTCACTTACCTCACGCTAACTCCAGTGTTTAAGGGGTAACGTGAAGCACAACAGCTAAGAGAGTTACTGAGCTGAAATGTAAATTCCAGTGGAGTATTGCTTTGAAAACTGAAGCTCGAGAACAGATTGAAGGGCTGCAAAATCCTGGAAGGTGAGCTGCTTCTCTTACCAGGGGCAACTATAAGAGCAGCATGTG
The sequence above is drawn from the Struthio camelus isolate bStrCam1 chromosome 7, bStrCam1.hap1, whole genome shotgun sequence genome and encodes:
- the SLC16A12 gene encoding monocarboxylate transporter 12 isoform X1, giving the protein MASPRRALHASPPDGGWGWMIVAGCFLVTICTRAVTRCISIFFVEFQAYFGQDYARTAWIHSIVDCATMLCAPLGSLISNHVSCQVGIMLGGLLASTGLILSSFATSLEHLYLSLGVLTGLGFALCYSPAIAMVGKYFNRRKALAYGIAMSGSGIGTFILAPVVQLLIEQFSWRGALLILGGFVLNLCVCGALMRPIALKEDRKTAPEFLEQDYVPEAQKQDLKQMSICSPLIKAWSHECLCYCSWKEYDFLLMPGFTVLAVSVLFMAYGCSPLFVYLVPYALSVGVSHHQAAFLMSILGVIDIVGNITFGWLTDRRCLKKYRHFCYLFAVGMDGLCCLFLPVLQNFPLLVPFSFTFGYFDGAYVTLIPVVTADVVGTSSLSSALGVVYFLHAIPYLVSPPVAGWLVDTTGSYTASFLLCGFSMMFSSTLLCFARLAKRIKRTHLQSLTSNSNTKQHVWTNGAIAYSVTGKLDQKDVEFLAADTNSYSNR
- the SLC16A12 gene encoding monocarboxylate transporter 12 isoform X2 — protein: MASPRRALHASPPDGGWGWMIVAGCFLVTICTRAVTRCISIFFVEFQAYFGQDYARTAWIHSIVDCATMLCAPLGSLISNHVSCQVGIMLGGLLASTGLILSSFATSLEHLYLSLGVLTGLGFALCYSPAIAMVGKYFNRRKALAYGIAMSGSGIGTFILAPVVQLLIEQFSWRGALLILGGFVLNLCVCGALMRPIALKEDRKTAPEFLEQDYVPEAQKQDLKQMSICSPLIKAWSHECLCYCSWKEYDFLLMPGFTVLAVSVLFMAYGCSPLFVYLVPYALSVGVSHHQAAFLMSILGVIDIVGNITFGWLTDRRCLKKYRHFCYLFAVGMDGLCCLFLPVLQNFPLLVPFSFTFGYFDGAYVTLIPVVTADVVGTSSLSSALGVVYFLHAIPYLVSPPVAVQRTYSFRF